In Coriobacteriaceae bacterium, a single window of DNA contains:
- a CDS encoding GntR family transcriptional regulator, with translation MNFDKQWASSEGFMEQHQHYQSLQDQAYNALRSKIIYAELKPGTRLSAIGLEKETGIGRTPIRESFVRLREQELVETRPKSGTYVSKISMEHAENACFLREKLERSVLIKCCSAATPEQKQRLEQILAESESLDYRETRRFFDLDNLFHETCFEIAGRHMLWDWMKSVNTHFERYNWLRMVSQDLDWEPIRRQHRRILEAIKKGDTDTASYLAETHLHLMPEEQGPVIALHPDYFELPKDSAI, from the coding sequence ATGAATTTCGATAAACAGTGGGCTTCATCCGAGGGCTTTATGGAACAACACCAGCATTATCAGAGCCTGCAAGATCAGGCATATAACGCATTGCGCTCCAAGATTATCTATGCCGAGCTCAAACCCGGCACGCGCCTTTCGGCGATTGGTCTGGAAAAGGAGACAGGAATCGGGCGCACGCCCATTCGCGAGTCTTTTGTGCGCCTGCGCGAGCAGGAGCTGGTGGAAACGCGTCCCAAAAGCGGCACCTATGTCTCAAAAATCAGCATGGAGCACGCCGAGAACGCCTGCTTTTTGCGCGAGAAACTCGAGAGAAGCGTGCTTATTAAATGCTGCTCTGCCGCCACGCCCGAGCAAAAGCAGCGGCTTGAGCAGATTCTTGCCGAGTCCGAATCGCTCGACTATCGCGAAACGCGTCGCTTTTTCGACTTGGATAACCTGTTTCATGAGACGTGTTTTGAGATTGCCGGCCGCCATATGTTGTGGGATTGGATGAAGAGCGTCAACACGCATTTTGAGCGATACAACTGGTTGCGTATGGTGTCGCAGGATCTGGATTGGGAACCGATTCGTCGGCAGCATCGCCGGATTCTCGAGGCCATTAAGAAGGGCGACACCGACACGGCGAGCTATTTGGCAGAGACGCACTTGCATCTGATGCCCGAGGAGCAGGGCCCGGTTATCGCCTTGCATCCCGACTATTTCGAGCTGCCCAAAGACTCGGCTATCTAA
- a CDS encoding LacI family transcriptional regulator gives MAQMRIKDIAAEAGVSPATVSRYLNNRPGQMTEETRARIAAVIERTGYRPRAAARNLRSSRTNLIGVILADIANPFSSAMLEGLSASAAARGCSLMTAISGNDSAKEAESLTRLIDAGVDGLVVNTCGGNDEAIAAAAGRLPVVLLDRDVADGGIDLVTSNNRELVAGLVDELAAAGCERLCMLTEASDDSPVRRERAKAFTDELSHRGLAGEVITLADGGATGVSRLDETIRDYAGKKLGLIAVNGLVFLRLTEALAQLGPSLPAGLKIATFDDYPWNHVLFGGVTTAAQDTLTIAERVVERLFERIDVVTTTVGEAAKLAPKCIEIPGHIEHRASTSR, from the coding sequence ATGGCGCAGATGAGAATCAAGGACATTGCCGCCGAGGCAGGCGTGAGCCCGGCCACGGTTTCGCGCTATCTCAACAACCGCCCCGGGCAGATGACCGAGGAAACCCGTGCTCGCATCGCGGCGGTTATCGAGCGCACCGGCTATCGTCCACGTGCCGCCGCGCGCAATCTGCGCAGCTCGCGTACCAACCTCATCGGCGTGATCTTGGCCGACATTGCTAACCCGTTCTCCAGCGCCATGCTCGAAGGGCTTTCCGCCAGTGCCGCCGCGCGCGGCTGCTCGCTCATGACTGCCATTAGCGGCAATGATTCCGCCAAGGAAGCAGAGTCACTCACCAGACTTATCGATGCCGGTGTGGACGGCCTGGTCGTCAACACCTGTGGCGGCAATGACGAGGCAATCGCCGCGGCCGCGGGGCGCCTGCCCGTCGTGCTGCTCGACCGCGATGTTGCCGACGGCGGCATCGACTTGGTGACATCTAACAACCGTGAGCTGGTCGCTGGCTTGGTAGACGAGCTCGCCGCTGCGGGCTGTGAGCGCCTGTGCATGCTCACCGAGGCAAGCGACGACAGCCCCGTGCGTCGCGAGCGCGCCAAGGCCTTTACTGACGAGCTTTCGCACCGTGGCCTTGCGGGCGAGGTTATCACCTTGGCCGACGGGGGCGCCACGGGCGTCAGCCGCCTGGACGAGACCATCCGCGACTATGCGGGCAAAAAACTCGGCCTCATTGCCGTCAACGGCCTGGTCTTCCTGCGTCTGACCGAGGCGCTGGCGCAGCTTGGTCCCTCGCTGCCGGCGGGGCTCAAGATCGCGACGTTTGACGATTACCCCTGGAACCACGTGCTCTTTGGCGGTGTGACCACGGCCGCGCAGGACACCCTCACCATTGCCGAGCGTGTGGTCGAGCGCCTGTTCGAGCGCATCGACGTTGTTACCACCACCGTGGGCGAGGCCGCAAAGCTGGCGCCCAAGTGCATCGAGATCCCCGGCCACATCGAACACCGCGCCTCGACCTCGCGCTAG
- a CDS encoding glutamine synthetase family protein: protein MNQQNIDYVLRSVEQRDIRFVRLWFVDILGRLKNFAISPEDLEVAFEEGIGFDGSAIEGFATPEEADMLAFPDASTFQILPWRPSHNGVARVFCDVCTPDRKPFAGDPRDALRRMFRKAEKAGYLLNVGAELEYYYFPDEHTPEPLDNVGYFDLSVSDAARDLRRNTVLTLEKMSVPVEYTFHAAGRSQHGMSLRHAEALSMSDAITTAKLIIKQQAYESGCHASFMPKPLAGEDGSAMFLCQSLFDHDGNNVFWGEDDEKYHLSDIAKHYMAGILAHAREISAITNPTVNSYKRITTGGDSVPQYATWGLRNRASMVRIPVYKPGKQLSTRIELRSPDPMANPYLVNAVTLAAGLDGIERKLELPPEATAETLKLTDRQMVEAGYTPLPRSLKEALDVFEDSQFMKDALGEHIHSFFLKKKRAEWHKFESTITEWEIKHYLANS, encoded by the coding sequence ATGAACCAGCAGAACATCGATTACGTACTCCGCTCCGTAGAGCAGCGTGACATCCGCTTTGTGCGTCTGTGGTTTGTCGACATTCTCGGCCGCCTCAAGAACTTTGCCATTAGCCCCGAGGACCTCGAGGTCGCTTTTGAGGAGGGTATTGGCTTTGACGGCTCCGCCATCGAGGGCTTTGCCACGCCCGAGGAAGCCGACATGCTGGCGTTTCCCGATGCTTCGACCTTCCAGATCCTGCCGTGGCGCCCGAGCCACAACGGCGTCGCCCGCGTGTTCTGCGACGTGTGCACTCCCGATCGCAAGCCGTTTGCCGGCGATCCGCGCGATGCCCTGCGCCGCATGTTCCGCAAGGCCGAGAAGGCCGGCTACCTGCTCAATGTGGGTGCCGAGCTGGAGTATTACTACTTCCCCGACGAGCACACCCCCGAGCCGCTCGACAACGTGGGCTACTTCGATCTTTCGGTGAGCGATGCCGCTCGCGACCTGCGTCGCAACACGGTCCTCACGCTCGAGAAGATGTCCGTGCCCGTGGAGTACACCTTCCACGCTGCCGGTCGCTCGCAGCACGGTATGAGCCTGCGCCATGCCGAGGCCCTGAGCATGTCCGACGCCATCACCACGGCCAAGCTCATCATTAAGCAGCAGGCCTACGAGAGCGGTTGCCACGCCTCCTTTATGCCCAAGCCGTTGGCGGGTGAGGATGGCAGTGCTATGTTCCTGTGCCAGTCGCTGTTCGACCACGACGGCAACAACGTCTTTTGGGGCGAGGACGACGAGAAGTACCACCTCTCCGATATCGCCAAGCACTACATGGCCGGCATCCTGGCGCACGCGCGCGAGATCAGCGCTATCACTAACCCCACGGTCAACTCGTATAAGCGCATCACCACGGGTGGCGACTCCGTGCCGCAGTACGCCACGTGGGGCCTGCGCAACCGCGCGAGTATGGTCCGCATTCCGGTCTACAAGCCCGGCAAGCAGCTGTCCACGCGCATCGAGCTGCGCAGTCCCGATCCCATGGCCAACCCGTACCTGGTCAACGCCGTCACGCTAGCGGCCGGTCTGGACGGCATCGAGCGCAAGCTGGAACTCCCGCCCGAGGCAACTGCCGAGACGCTCAAACTTACCGACCGTCAGATGGTCGAGGCCGGCTACACGCCGCTGCCGCGCTCGCTCAAAGAGGCGCTCGACGTGTTTGAGGACTCGCAGTTTATGAAGGATGCCCTCGGCGAGCACATCCACAGCTTCTTCCTCAAAAAGAAGCGCGCCGAGTGGCATAAGTTTGAGTCTACGATCACCGAGTGGGAGATCAAGCACTACCTGGCGAACTCCTAA
- a CDS encoding response regulator transcription factor: MSEKSALFMARTTRFHEFARSLTTTLGVEVSLATPDSPTAAHDFDLLILDSDGIRSDRIDQIAKWLDDRGGVPMLVIVDDEALGTLRLPNHAHADFVCPTATPNELKARAQRLMGEEETVTADDVLNIDNLEINLATYQVTLDNEPIDLTLMEYSLLSFLATHPNRAYSREVLLHRVWGFEYCGGTRTVDVHIRRIRSKVGPQIAAHITTVRGVGYLFKD, encoded by the coding sequence ATGTCCGAAAAGAGTGCCCTGTTCATGGCGCGCACGACGCGCTTCCACGAGTTTGCCCGCAGCTTGACGACCACCCTGGGTGTCGAGGTGAGCCTGGCAACCCCCGATTCGCCGACTGCGGCGCACGACTTTGACCTGCTGATCCTCGATTCCGATGGCATCCGCAGCGACCGCATCGATCAGATTGCCAAATGGCTCGACGACCGCGGCGGCGTTCCCATGCTGGTGATCGTCGACGACGAGGCGCTCGGTACCTTGCGCCTGCCCAATCACGCGCATGCCGACTTTGTATGCCCCACGGCGACGCCCAACGAGCTCAAGGCTCGCGCGCAGCGCCTGATGGGCGAGGAGGAGACCGTCACCGCCGACGATGTGCTCAACATCGATAACCTCGAGATTAACCTGGCCACCTACCAGGTGACGCTCGATAACGAGCCCATCGACCTGACGCTGATGGAGTACTCGCTGTTGAGCTTTTTGGCGACGCACCCCAACCGCGCCTACAGCCGCGAGGTGCTGCTGCACCGCGTGTGGGGCTTTGAGTACTGCGGCGGCACGCGCACCGTCGACGTGCACATTCGACGCATCCGCTCCAAGGTGGGCCCGCAGATCGCGGCACACATCACCACCGTCCGCGGCGTGGGCTATCTGTTTAAGGACTAG
- a CDS encoding trypsin-like peptidase domain-containing protein: MSEYDSQRPQDAGNAGETQQQPRVQVESTPADGNNIPYVQAYDTQTGQPLGGQQVVNKHTVVKTKTKKLPIFITALAGCACGALLVIALIMSGTLNIGGGKNAVTAGASGSSTQKITIDSEDTTLAEAVSAKALPSVVSITATSSGGQNGSLSQSADESDSSGSVGSGVVLDTEGHILTNNHVVDGYDQYVVTMDDGTTYEAEFVGNDASSDLAVIKLKDADASKLTPIEIGDSSKLNVGEWVMAIGSPFGNEQSVSTGIVSALYRSTAMSSTNGNTIYANMIQTDAAINPGNSGGALVNDNGELVGINSLIESYSGSSSGVGFAIPVNYAKNIADQIIDGKTPVHPYLGATLSSVNALNARTNKLSTDSGAYVASVVEDGPAAKAGIQEGDVITKLGDDEITSADGLIIALRSHEVGEKVEITLMRGKEEKKVTVELGSDEELQNQQQDDSSTDTGNGGITDEQLRQYLEELLGQQGQGQGYGQGY; encoded by the coding sequence ATGAGCGAGTACGATTCCCAGCGTCCCCAGGATGCGGGCAACGCCGGCGAGACCCAACAGCAGCCGCGTGTGCAGGTAGAGTCGACGCCTGCCGATGGCAACAACATTCCTTACGTGCAGGCCTACGACACGCAGACCGGCCAGCCGCTGGGTGGCCAGCAGGTCGTGAACAAGCACACGGTGGTCAAGACCAAGACCAAAAAGCTGCCGATCTTTATTACGGCACTTGCCGGCTGCGCCTGCGGCGCCCTGCTGGTCATTGCGCTCATTATGAGCGGCACGCTCAACATTGGCGGCGGCAAGAATGCCGTGACGGCGGGCGCTTCGGGTTCATCGACGCAAAAGATCACGATCGACTCCGAGGACACCACGCTGGCCGAGGCCGTTTCTGCTAAGGCCCTGCCCTCCGTGGTTTCCATTACCGCCACTTCGAGCGGCGGCCAGAATGGCTCGCTTTCGCAGTCTGCTGACGAGTCGGACAGCTCGGGCAGCGTCGGTTCGGGCGTTGTGCTCGATACCGAGGGCCATATCCTCACCAACAACCACGTGGTCGATGGCTATGACCAGTACGTGGTTACCATGGACGACGGCACCACCTACGAGGCCGAGTTCGTGGGCAACGATGCCTCGAGCGACCTGGCCGTCATCAAGCTCAAGGATGCTGACGCCTCCAAGCTCACGCCGATTGAGATCGGTGATTCCTCCAAGCTCAACGTGGGCGAGTGGGTCATGGCGATCGGTTCGCCGTTTGGCAACGAGCAGTCTGTCTCCACGGGTATCGTCTCGGCGCTCTATCGCTCCACGGCCATGAGCTCTACCAACGGTAACACCATCTATGCCAACATGATCCAGACCGATGCCGCCATCAACCCGGGCAACTCCGGCGGCGCGCTCGTTAACGATAACGGCGAGCTTGTGGGTATCAACTCGCTCATCGAGAGCTACTCGGGCTCCAGCTCGGGCGTGGGCTTTGCCATTCCGGTCAACTATGCCAAGAACATTGCCGACCAGATCATCGACGGCAAGACGCCGGTGCATCCGTACCTGGGCGCTACGCTTTCGAGCGTCAACGCGCTCAACGCTCGCACCAACAAGCTGAGCACCGATAGCGGCGCGTACGTGGCGAGCGTCGTCGAGGACGGTCCTGCCGCCAAGGCTGGCATCCAAGAGGGCGATGTCATTACCAAGCTGGGCGATGACGAGATTACGAGCGCCGATGGCCTGATCATTGCGCTGCGCAGCCACGAGGTGGGCGAGAAGGTCGAAATCACGCTCATGCGCGGCAAGGAGGAGAAGAAGGTCACTGTCGAGCTGGGCTCCGACGAGGAGCTGCAGAACCAGCAGCAGGACGACAGTTCGACCGACACCGGCAACGGCGGTATTACCGACGAGCAGCTGCGCCAGTACCTGGAGGAGCTGCTCGGCCAGCAAGGCCAGGGTCAAGGCTACGGTCAGGGTTACTAA
- the ligA gene encoding NAD-dependent DNA ligase LigA yields the protein MEQSSLFGDGVDIDTETPASTDTAAPADARAQAAARAAELRHELDYHAYRYYMLDAPEITDAAFDKMLVELQQIEATYPDLVTPDSYTQRVGGYVSEQFTPVTHMARMYSMDDAMDLDELDAWLQRAEDALGAGSVTYTCELKIDGLGVALTYQNGTFVRAATRGDGTTGEDVSLNVRTIKDVPMHLSEAALAHMGADRERTIEVRGEVYMPKGSFVRLNEEADAEGRDPFANPRNAAAGSLRQKDPKITARRDLATFIYAIADTDPLHVHSQREFLDWLRSAGFSVNPNVARCATPAEVHEFCAKALEHRGDLDYDIDGVVVKVDSFQQQLDLGFTARAPRWAIAFKFPPEEKQTVLRVIRIQVGRTGVLTPVAEFDPVTVAGSTIARATLHNIDEIRRKNVREGDTIIVHKAGDVIPEVVGPVLDKRPADSVDWHMPEACPVCGSPVVHEDGEVAYRCVSIDCPAQLKERLLHWVSRGCMDVDGLGDEIVDKMIAAGLIHDVADFYQLTVDDIAGLDTGRTYASSNSKKGVKKGDPIPVGLKTAEKIIAELNKSKSQPLGRVLFALGIRHVGKSVGEVIAERFLSIDKLILASEEDIAECEGIGPKIAASVKQFLAVPENLAVLERLRQAGLPLEVDLGAAHAQAAANAGVAGELADAQPLAGLTFVLTGTLVNRTRDEAGAALKVLGAKVSGSVSKKTSYLVAGPKAGSKLTKAEQLGVPVLDEDALEQILATGEVPQA from the coding sequence ATGGAGCAATCGAGCCTGTTTGGTGACGGCGTGGACATCGATACCGAAACGCCCGCGAGCACGGATACCGCTGCGCCGGCCGATGCCCGTGCCCAGGCGGCAGCGCGTGCGGCCGAGCTGCGCCACGAGCTCGACTACCACGCCTATCGCTACTACATGCTCGACGCGCCCGAGATCACGGACGCCGCCTTTGACAAAATGCTTGTTGAGCTCCAGCAGATCGAGGCGACCTACCCCGATTTGGTAACGCCCGACAGCTACACCCAACGCGTGGGTGGGTACGTGAGCGAGCAGTTTACGCCGGTCACGCATATGGCGCGCATGTATTCCATGGACGATGCCATGGATCTGGACGAACTTGACGCGTGGCTCCAGCGCGCCGAGGATGCGCTCGGTGCCGGCAGCGTCACCTATACCTGTGAGCTTAAGATCGACGGTCTGGGCGTGGCGCTTACCTACCAAAACGGCACCTTTGTGCGCGCCGCCACGCGCGGTGACGGCACCACGGGTGAGGATGTGTCGCTCAACGTGCGTACCATCAAGGATGTGCCCATGCATCTGTCCGAGGCAGCGCTCGCCCACATGGGCGCCGACCGTGAGCGTACCATCGAGGTGCGCGGCGAGGTCTACATGCCTAAGGGCAGCTTTGTTCGTCTAAATGAAGAGGCCGATGCCGAGGGGCGCGACCCCTTCGCCAACCCGCGCAACGCTGCCGCCGGCAGCCTGCGTCAGAAGGATCCCAAGATCACGGCGCGCCGCGACCTGGCCACCTTTATCTACGCCATCGCCGATACCGACCCGCTGCACGTCCACAGCCAGCGCGAGTTTCTGGACTGGCTGCGCAGTGCCGGCTTTAGCGTCAACCCCAACGTGGCCCGTTGTGCTACGCCGGCCGAGGTCCACGAGTTCTGTGCCAAGGCGCTCGAGCACCGCGGCGACCTGGATTACGATATCGACGGCGTGGTCGTAAAGGTTGACAGCTTCCAGCAGCAGCTCGACCTGGGCTTTACCGCCCGCGCACCACGCTGGGCCATTGCCTTTAAGTTCCCGCCCGAGGAAAAGCAGACCGTCCTGCGCGTGATTCGCATCCAGGTGGGTCGCACCGGTGTGCTCACGCCGGTCGCCGAGTTCGACCCGGTGACGGTTGCCGGCTCCACCATCGCGCGCGCCACGCTGCACAACATCGACGAGATCCGTCGCAAAAACGTGCGCGAGGGCGACACCATCATCGTGCACAAGGCGGGTGACGTGATCCCCGAGGTCGTGGGCCCGGTGCTCGATAAGCGCCCGGCCGATTCGGTTGACTGGCACATGCCCGAGGCCTGCCCCGTGTGCGGCAGCCCCGTGGTTCACGAGGATGGCGAGGTTGCCTACCGCTGCGTCTCCATCGATTGCCCCGCACAGCTCAAGGAGCGCCTGCTCCACTGGGTGAGCCGCGGCTGCATGGACGTCGACGGCCTGGGCGATGAGATCGTCGACAAGATGATCGCCGCCGGCCTGATCCATGATGTCGCGGACTTCTACCAGCTTACGGTGGACGATATCGCCGGCCTGGACACGGGCCGCACCTATGCCAGCTCCAACAGCAAAAAGGGCGTCAAGAAGGGCGACCCCATTCCGGTAGGCCTCAAGACGGCCGAGAAAATCATCGCCGAGCTCAACAAGTCCAAGAGCCAGCCGCTCGGTCGCGTGCTGTTTGCCCTGGGCATCCGCCACGTGGGCAAGAGCGTGGGCGAGGTCATCGCCGAGCGATTCCTGTCGATTGACAAGCTCATCTTGGCGAGCGAAGAGGATATTGCCGAGTGCGAGGGCATCGGTCCCAAGATTGCGGCGAGCGTCAAGCAGTTCCTGGCCGTGCCCGAGAACCTTGCCGTGCTGGAGCGCCTGCGCCAGGCGGGCCTGCCGCTCGAGGTTGACCTAGGCGCCGCTCATGCGCAGGCCGCAGCCAACGCTGGCGTGGCGGGTGAGCTTGCTGACGCACAGCCGCTTGCGGGTCTGACCTTCGTGCTCACCGGCACGCTCGTCAACCGCACCCGCGACGAGGCGGGTGCGGCGCTCAAGGTGCTCGGCGCCAAGGTTTCGGGCAGCGTGTCAAAGAAGACAAGCTATCTGGTCGCCGGCCCCAAAGCGGGCTCCAAGCTCACCAAAGCCGAGCAGCTGGGTGTGCCCGTGCTGGACGAGGACGCACTCGAGCAGATTTTAGCTACCGGTGAGGTGCCCCAGGCTTAA
- a CDS encoding type II toxin-antitoxin system prevent-host-death family antitoxin — translation MVTVAFSELRQNLTQVAEKVANEGEEVVVFKRSKPLFKIVPLDYKSPVAVEYDAAQERGVAKPARDAGRPKRDVGTMWHPKITWKEIREMLAEDEDYQEYLDIVAKMPKGTPLDTMTVEDEKRVARERYL, via the coding sequence ATGGTTACCGTCGCGTTTTCGGAACTGCGCCAAAACCTTACGCAGGTGGCCGAAAAGGTTGCCAATGAGGGCGAGGAGGTTGTGGTCTTCAAGCGGAGCAAACCGTTGTTCAAGATCGTGCCACTCGACTATAAAAGCCCAGTTGCGGTGGAATATGACGCTGCTCAGGAGCGTGGGGTCGCAAAGCCGGCGCGCGACGCGGGCAGGCCCAAGCGCGATGTGGGTACGATGTGGCATCCCAAGATCACCTGGAAGGAGATTCGCGAAATGCTCGCGGAGGATGAGGACTACCAGGAGTATCTCGATATCGTGGCCAAAATGCCAAAAGGAACGCCGCTCGATACGATGACGGTTGAAGATGAAAAGCGCGTCGCGAGGGAGCGCTACCTATGA
- a CDS encoding PIN domain-containing protein: protein MRAFLDTNFLLDCVLSGRPEHGAAQTIKGLVDVGLIEGVVSACSLKDAYYILTKQAGEARARDVVRDCLKSYSPEPLDQEACFTSAYSDEPDFEDGCIRAMAERAGVDFIITRDRAAFVRSTIKTFSPAEFIRAFPIPEE, encoded by the coding sequence ATGAGAGCATTTCTCGATACCAATTTTCTGCTCGATTGCGTGCTTTCGGGTCGGCCGGAGCATGGGGCGGCGCAAACCATCAAGGGGCTTGTTGACGTGGGGCTTATCGAGGGCGTTGTTTCGGCCTGCTCTCTCAAGGACGCGTATTACATTCTCACTAAACAGGCCGGCGAGGCGCGCGCCCGCGATGTGGTGCGCGACTGCCTTAAGAGCTACTCGCCAGAGCCTCTCGACCAAGAAGCTTGTTTTACCTCTGCCTATTCCGATGAGCCGGACTTTGAGGACGGCTGTATCCGTGCGATGGCCGAGCGTGCCGGCGTGGACTTTATCATCACGCGCGATCGAGCCGCTTTTGTGCGCTCGACCATCAAGACCTTCTCGCCCGCAGAGTTCATCCGGGCG